The DNA sequence GAGTTGTTAAAGCGATATAATATTCATCGTATTAGTATTAATCCGCAATCATTCCAACAAAAAACATTAGATGAAATTGGTCGTCACCATACAGTAGAAGATGTCATTAAAAAATATTACATGGCTAAAGAACATGGATTTGATAATATTAATATGGATTTAATTGTTGGACTACCAAATGAAGGAAAAGAGGATTTAGCTTATAGTTTAGAGCAGATTGAAAAGCTACAACCTGAATCATTGACTGTTCATATGTTAGCCTTTAAACGAAGCTCGAAAATTACTCAAAATCGTGGATTGTATACAACGGCCTCAAAAGAGGAATTACAAGAAATGGGGCAAATGACATATGATTTTGCTGCTGCTCATGATTATATCCCTTATTATTTATATCGACAAAAAAATATTTCAGGTAATATGGAGAATATCGGTTATTCAAAGGTGGGACAGGAAAGTATTTATAATATTTTAATCATGGAAGAAGCTCAAAATATTTTAGGACTTGGGGTCGGGGCTTCAAGTAAATATTTAATTGGAACATCGGTTCATAATCCAAAAGATTTAAAAACATATATTGATTCATATGAGACTTATGCACAAAAGAAAGTAGAAACACTCATTGAAAGTTTAGAAATAGGTGATACACATGCAAATTAAAGATTTAAAGGTTAAAGAAGTTTCAACGTTAACAGTTATGATTAAATCAGTCAATGTCGGGCGTACAACAGCTCAAAAGCCTTATTTAAAGTTTGAGTTTGTCGATCAAAGTGGTTCTATTTTCGCCAATAAATGGAGTTTAAAACCTGAAGAGTTAAATGCCTTTGAAGCAGGGCAAGTTGTAACTGTTAAAGGACTAGTACAGCTTTATAATGCTCAGAAGCAAATTAATATTGAGTCTGTCTCATTGGTTGAAGGAGAGGTTGATTATTCTCAGTATGTAGAGTCTTCAAAATTTACAGTAGAGAATTTGAAGTCAGATATTACAGGATTTTTAGATGAAATGAAACCTGGGTATTATAAAGATATTCTTAATTATTTTTTAACAAAATATGAGCAAGAGTTTTATCTTCATCCTGCCGCAAGTCGTATGCATCATGCTTTTATGTCAGGACTAGCCCAACATGTTTATGAAATGTTAAAAATGGGGGCAGCTTATTGTGATTTATATCCATTAGTTAATCGAGACCTTTTATATGCAGGGGTTATATTACACGATCTTGGAAAATTATTTGAGATGAGCTATGAGCAATGTATTAAAACTGAGTATACACTTGAAGGATTAATGATTGGGCATATTAATATGATGGTATCGATGATTGATGAGGCGTCAAAAGAATTAGGATATGATGGAGAAGAAGTGTTATTCTTAAAACATATGGTGATTGCTCATCATGGAAAATTAGAATGGGGTTCACCAAAAGAGCCAATGATTATCGAAGCTGAGCTGTTACATTATCTCGATGTTGTTTCAGCCAAAATGACAGCCATTGAGGTTGCCCTTAGACATTGTGAAGAAGGGCAAATGAGTGACCGTATTCCAATGCTTGATAATCGTCGTTTTTATCATCATAAATAAAAAGAGTTAACGGCTCAACTGAGTCGTTAACTCTTTTTATTATTTTGCAGCTTCTTCTTGAGCAGCTGATTCTTGAGCAGCTGATTCTTCGATGTTTGCTACGATTGTTTCATAGCGTTTTTGTAAAAATTCATCTGTAAATTTGAAATTAGCTTCTGAACGGAATTTAATTAATAGTGTTTCTAAACGTAATTGAGTATACTCTTGTTTCTTAGCAGTTTGTTCTAACTCTTCCTTCATGTCTTCAAATGATGCTTTTTCATTTTCAGCATATTTATAGATAACGTGGTAACCAAATTGTGTTTTTACAGGTTCCGTAGAGTAGTGTCCGACTTCTAAGGCGTAAGCTGCATTTTCAAACTCAGCAACCATTTCTCCTTGACCGAATGTTCCTAAATCTCCACCATTTTCTTTTGTTCCATCTGTTCCATATTCACCTGCTAATTCCTTGAATGTTGCTTCTTTATCTTCTGCAGCATCTAATTTAGCAATGATTTCTTTTGCAGTTTCTTCATCAGCAACTAAAATGTGGCGAGCGCTAATTTTAGGTAATGTTTCATCATATAATTTTTGTAACATTTCATCCGTAATAGGATATGCTTCAGCTAAAGCTGCATCTTGTAATTGTGCTAATTTGAAGTAATTATAAATTTCTTCATCTGTTTTTAATCCAGCAGATTCCATGGCTTGATAATAGTTAGTTCCGTAAGCAACTTTGAATTGATCAATTAATTCTTTAACTTCTTTTTTATCAACTGGATATTTTTTCTCTAAAATTTGCTCATCAACTAATGAAATTCCATCTGATAATCCATATGCAGGAACTAATTCATCATATAGTTGTTCAACTGTATATTCATGGTCAGTGATTTTAGCGATGATTGAAGAATTTGTTTCTTTTGATTCTTCGTATGTTGTTGAGATTTCCTTATATTGTGTTTCTAAGAAATCATTTGTTAAAACAAATCCAGCAGCTTCACGTTCAGTTGCTAGTGTAGCCACAATGAATTCATCTGTTAATTTATTTTGAATTAATGTTTCTGTTAATTCATCTTTTACTTCTTCAAGTGTTGGGATTTCCTTTGTTTCCTCACTGTTAGTTGACTCTGATTCTTCAGTTGATTCTGCTTCTTCATCTTTTTTGTATTTTTCATCATAAGCTGTTTGGATTTCTTCATCAGTTACTGTAACAGCAGCGCGTGCAGCAGCTTCACGATATAAGTTTAATTCTAAATATTGACGTAATGCCTCTTCATTTTTGAATCCTTGAGCTAATAAGAAATCTTCAAATTCAGGATGCATTTGTTTATACATATCGATCGCGCTATCTACTTTAGCTGTATCGATTTCATATTTTGTTGATAAGACGTCATAGTCTACTAAATCTAATAATGCAGATAACCCAGCATCGGTAACCATTTCATCAAATACTTGTTGTTTAGTTATGTTGGCCACATCAGATGTAATAAAATTGTCGTTTCCATTTGGTAATTTCATCCCGATTTCATCTTTATTTGAACAGGCACCAAGTAGTAGTGTTGTAGCAAGTGCAGCTGTTACTAGGAAGTACTTTTTCATCACTTTCACATCCTCTTTTTTGTTTGATTTAACGTTTTTAATCATATCATTTTTCAAATTTTGTAACAACATATTTTTGGTAGGTTTTTGTGGAATTTAAGTAAAAACATAAACCAAATCGTGAAAAACTCATAGGATATATTAGCTCAGGAAACTGTGTGGAAAGGCTGGAAAGGAGTTGAGATTATGTTCGGAAATAATTGTGCATTTATCTTAGTCTTATTTATCTTATTAGTCATTATCGGATGCTGCTGGGGATGCGGATCTAGTGCATGGTAGGAAATGAATTGATTGGATATAGAAGAAAAATCTTATGCTCTGAAAAGAGCCTAAATAATAGTTAGTTAAGGAGCGAATTATTATGTGTGGAAATAATTGTGCATTTATCTTAGTATTATTCATTTTATTAGTAATCATCAGCTGCTGCTGTGGTGGATTTGGTTTCTAAAAATAACTTGAGTGATACGAGGAATCTTAGGTAATTGAACTCATGAGTGAATGTTTCAAAATATATTGCTCAAAATATGCTCGATTAAAAAGGACCGTTAGGTCCTTTTTTGTGATTTAAGTCTAAATTTATAAGAATAGACATATATTTAAAAGGATGTGAAGAGATTAGAGTGGCGAAAAAGATCTTTTATTGTCTTTTATGTCAATATTTAATCAGGGTTATAAATCAAATAAAAATGTCAATAAAATGAGAATAAAAGATGAAAATATACATATTATTCCAGGGTTAACTCGCATATAATCTCTTTGACTTTAATAATTAAGGGGGAGGTCACGATGGGACATTCAAGCTTAACTCCAAAGAATTTTGAGAAGTTATTGTTGTTTATTGAGAATCATTCAGATAAGACGGATGGATTAATGCCTATTTTACATGAAGCACAAGATATTTTTGGTTATATTCCATTAGAAGTTCAAAAGTTTATTTCTGATAAAACAGGAGTTTCAGTTGCACGCATTCATGGTGTCGTTACATTTTATTCTCAGTTTTCTACAGAACCAAAAGGAGAACATGTTGTTGGAGTGTGCTTAGGAACAGCGTGCTATGTTAAAGGAGCACAAGCGATTTTACAGAAACTTAAAGAAGAGTTAGGAATTGAACCCGATCAAACTACATCAGATGGAAAATACTCATTAGTTGCGACCCGTTGTATTGGGGCGTGTGGATTAGCACCAGTCATTACAATTGATGACGATGTGTATGGGAAAGTCGATCCTACACAAGTATCATCAATTTTAAATAAGTACAATTAGTATATCTATGTGTGTAAGCGTTATCCCAACGATAGTGATTATCAACTTTCCTGATTGAGATTGAGGGGGACGTTGAAGATATCAACCATTATTCATTTTTTAATCAGAATGTTTTATATTACGATCTGCTGATCAATTAGAATATGCATTGAAATTGCGTTTGCCTGTGATCTGATGAGCGATGTGTTAACTTACGTTAATTAAGAAGTGGTGTTGCATACACGATTAGCACATGTTAAATCATTACGAACCACAGAAATATTAGATATTAATTATTTACTTTTGGTGAGTGGGAAACGACTAAGTCCAATTATGTTAGAGTTAGCCGGAAAAATAAGACGTTGCTAGAGGGTTAATACATGATACATCAAGTATTTGAGTCATTACATGGTCTTAAATCATGCAGAAAGAGATGATGAGTGTGAAGTTTAATGAAATCTTATATGACTCACGATTTCGAGTCCTAAGTAAGGGAGTTAATTTACATTCGGTAACGGTATCCGGCTTATATGTGGGGGATTTATTGAGCTTTGTCATGGCTAAAGCGAAACCAGGCCAAATATGGCTAACGATTCAAGCCCATCCTAATGTGATTGCTGTTGCTTCGTTAATTAATTTGAGTGCTGTCATTGTCGTTGACGGGGTAGACATTCCACAGGAAA is a window from the Turicibacter bilis genome containing:
- a CDS encoding 3'-5' exoribonuclease YhaM family protein, with the translated sequence MQIKDLKVKEVSTLTVMIKSVNVGRTTAQKPYLKFEFVDQSGSIFANKWSLKPEELNAFEAGQVVTVKGLVQLYNAQKQINIESVSLVEGEVDYSQYVESSKFTVENLKSDITGFLDEMKPGYYKDILNYFLTKYEQEFYLHPAASRMHHAFMSGLAQHVYEMLKMGAAYCDLYPLVNRDLLYAGVILHDLGKLFEMSYEQCIKTEYTLEGLMIGHINMMVSMIDEASKELGYDGEEVLFLKHMVIAHHGKLEWGSPKEPMIIEAELLHYLDVVSAKMTAIEVALRHCEEGQMSDRIPMLDNRRFYHHK
- a CDS encoding peptidylprolyl isomerase, whose protein sequence is MKKYFLVTAALATTLLLGACSNKDEIGMKLPNGNDNFITSDVANITKQQVFDEMVTDAGLSALLDLVDYDVLSTKYEIDTAKVDSAIDMYKQMHPEFEDFLLAQGFKNEEALRQYLELNLYREAAARAAVTVTDEEIQTAYDEKYKKDEEAESTEESESTNSEETKEIPTLEEVKDELTETLIQNKLTDEFIVATLATEREAAGFVLTNDFLETQYKEISTTYEESKETNSSIIAKITDHEYTVEQLYDELVPAYGLSDGISLVDEQILEKKYPVDKKEVKELIDQFKVAYGTNYYQAMESAGLKTDEEIYNYFKLAQLQDAALAEAYPITDEMLQKLYDETLPKISARHILVADEETAKEIIAKLDAAEDKEATFKELAGEYGTDGTKENGGDLGTFGQGEMVAEFENAAYALEVGHYSTEPVKTQFGYHVIYKYAENEKASFEDMKEELEQTAKKQEYTQLRLETLLIKFRSEANFKFTDEFLQKRYETIVANIEESAAQESAAQEEAAK
- a CDS encoding YjcZ family sporulation protein; this translates as MFGNNCAFILVLFILLVIIGCCWGCGSSAW
- a CDS encoding NADH-quinone oxidoreductase subunit NuoE family protein; its protein translation is MGHSSLTPKNFEKLLLFIENHSDKTDGLMPILHEAQDIFGYIPLEVQKFISDKTGVSVARIHGVVTFYSQFSTEPKGEHVVGVCLGTACYVKGAQAILQKLKEELGIEPDQTTSDGKYSLVATRCIGACGLAPVITIDDDVYGKVDPTQVSSILNKYN